The following coding sequences lie in one Pseudorasbora parva isolate DD20220531a chromosome 18, ASM2467924v1, whole genome shotgun sequence genomic window:
- the phka1b gene encoding phosphorylase b kinase regulatory subunit alpha, skeletal muscle isoform isoform X1, whose product MRSRSNSGVKLDNYARTLQQTILCHQDPVTGLLPGDEKLPHAWVRDNVYCILSVWALSLAYRKNADRDEDKAKAYELEQSVVKLMRGLLQCMMRQLDKVEKFKYSKSTKDCLHAKYHTGTCATVVGDQEWGHLQVDATSIFLLFLAQMTASGLNIVYTRDEVDVVQNLIFYIESAYKLADFGMWERGDKTNKGIPEINVSSIGMAKAALEALDELNLFGAKGGPESVVHALADDIQHCQSILSSMLPRASTSKEVDAGVLSIISYPAFAVEDIGIVNITKEEIISKLQGRYGCCRFLRDGHKTPREDPNRMYYEPSELKLFENIECEWPLFWTYLILDGIFINSPEQVQEYREALDGILIRGKNGLRLVPELYSVPPDKVDDEYVNPHTVERVPVGKCPLKWGQSLYILGNLLAEGFLAAGEIDPLNRRLSTVPKPDVVVQVSILAESDEIKRLLQSHGIDSETLEDVHPIRVQPSRVLSHIYARLGRNQRLGLTGRPYRRIGVLGTSKFYIIRNTIFTFTPQFVDHHEFYLALDNHMIVEMLRIDISYLCSRWRMTGRPTVAFPISHGMLTDDHKHIDPAVLATLKKLQDGYFGGARVKTGKLSAFLDTSCCAHLTFMDCEVDDLAVYLDQLLAVPQESPISATKGGLSRFRAAAKKTREMVSLVHKARELNIHNVHMYLPTKLFRSPAPNLNLLDNKGKISETQAPHSVNLPRDINGGIDYPALVQMLKQSQNLQDQADILYILFKDKGIDWDTKLHGKGGTVKRLLSDLYEKAGSLKHWGLIRMICGMLRKKVEELDAACSDLLIHQKHLTVGLPPEPREKTISAPMPPDKLAKLIDEASENNLTIAILTQEIMVFLGMIIRTQPKIFSEMFRLRIGLILQVMVTELAQSLSCSGEEATESLMNMSPSEMKNLLLHILSGKEFGVQKSVRSAGNVVSSAVSVLDESKSSSTKTEVKVASKQGDIKLSVSVHSLDIGNIEAGKYRLPSIESFQGSLGATSVRDSRHGQWLRRRRLDGALNRVPVGFYQNVWKILQKCHGLSIEGFVLPSSTTKEMTPGEIKFAVHVETVLNRVPQPEYRQLLVEAILVLTMLAEVDIQSLGGVIQVEKIVQMANDMFYSDQKELGADESLLERDHMTGICRLLYDSAPSGRFGSMTYLSKAVTTYVEDFLPSGACALQ is encoded by the exons GATCCGGTGACAGGGTTACTCCCAGGTGATGAGAAGTTACCTCATGCCTGGGTTAGAGACAATGTGTACTGCATCCTGTCTGTGTGGGCTTTGAGTCTGGCCTACAGGAAGAATGCAGACAGAGATGAAGACAAAGCCAAAGCCTATGAACTGGAGCAG AGTGTGGTCAAACTCATGCGAGGATTACTGCAGTGTATGATGAGACAG CTTGATAAGGTGGAAAAGTTCAAGTACAGCAAAAGCACAAAAGATTGCCTTCATGCCAAGTACCATACAGGAACGTGTGCCACTGTAGTTGGTGATCAGGAATGGGGTCATCTTCAGGTGGACGCTACCTCCATTTTCCTGCTCTTCCTGGCCCAAATGACAGCATCAG GGCTGAATATTGTTTATACACGTGATGAGGTCGACGTCGTCCAGAATCTGATCTTTTACATTGAATCTGCGTACAAATTGGCG GATTTTGGAATGTGGGAACGAGGAGACAAGACAAATAAAGGGATCCCTGAGATAAATGTCAGCTCTATCGGAATGGCAAAG GCAGCTTTGGAGGCCTTGGATGAACTGAACCTTTTTGGTGCCAAGGGCGGCCCAGAGTCTGTCGTCCACGCTTTAGCCGATGACATTCAGCACTGCCAA tctattctcAGCTCCATGCTACCGAGGGCATCAACATCTAAAGAGGTGGACGCTGGGGTTTTGTCCATCATCTCTTATCCAGCATTTGCAGTTGAGGACATTGGAATTGTTAATATCACCAAAGAAGAAATCATTTCAAAACTTCAG GGCAGATATGGGTGCTGTCGCTTTCTTAGAGATGGACACAAAACTCCCAGAGAG GACCCTAATCGAATGTACTACGAGCCATCAGAGCTGAAGCTCTTTGAGAACATAGAGTGTGAATGGCCACTGTTCTGGACATACCTCATCCTGGATGGCATTTTTATCAACAGTCCAGAACAA GTGCAGGAGTACAGAGAGGCTTTAGATGGCATTCTCATCAGAGGGAAGAATGGATTACGATTGGTCCCTGAGCTTTATAGCGTTCCTCCAGATAAG GTTGATGATGAGTATGTTAATCCTCACACAGTGGAGAGAGTGCCAGTAGGCAAGTGTCCACTGAAATGGGGCCAGTCTCTGTACATATTGGGTAACCTGCTGGCAGAG GGTTTTTTAGCTGCGGGAGAAATTGATCCTCTCAATAGACGCCTCTCCACTGTTCCCAAGCCTGATGTTGTGGTTCAAG TGTCTATCCTGGCAGAAAGCGACGAGATTAAACGGCTCCTGCAGAGCCATGGCATTGACTCAGAAACCCTGGAGGACGTTCACCCAATCCGAGTTCAGCCCTCCAGAGTACTAAGTCACATCTATGCCAGATTAG ggCGTAACCAAAGGCTGGGACTGACTGGGCGGCCGTACAGGCGAATTGGTGTCCTTGGAACATCAAAATTCTACATTATTCGCAACACCATCTTTACCTTCACACCTCAA TTTGTAGACCATCATGAGTTCTATCTAGCCCTGGACAATCACATGATTGTGGAGATGCTCCGTATCGACATTTCCTACCTCTGTTCTCGTTGGAGGATGACCGGCCGACCCACAGTAGCGTTCCCAATTTCACATGGCATGCTCA cTGATGACCACAAACACATTGATCCTGCTGTATTGGCTACCTTGAAAAAACTACAGGATGGTTACTTTGGAGGAGCAAG GGTTAAGACTGGGAAACTTTCTGCTTTTCTTGACACCTCCTGTTGTGCCCATCTTACATTTATGGACTGTG aggtAGATGACCTGGCTGTGTATCTGGACCAGTTACTGGCGGTTCCTCAGGAAAGTCCCATTAGTGCCACTAAAGGAGGCCTCAGCCGCTTCAGGGCAGCAGCCAAAAAGACACGGGAAATGGTGTCTCTGGTGCACAAAGCCAGAGAGCTCAATATACACA ATGTGCACATGTACCTTCCAACTAAACTTTTCCGTTCTCCAGCACCAAACCTCAATTTGCTGGATAACAAAGGAAAG ATATCTGAGACACAGGCCCCTCATTCTGTGAATCTGCCCAGAGACATCAATGGCGGGATTGACTACCCAGCCCTAGTTCAGATGCTGAAACAAAGTCAGAACTTACAGGATCAGGCTGACATTCTCTACATACTCTTCAAAGACAA GGGAATAGACTGGGACACCAAGCTACATGGGAAAGGTGGGACAGTAAAACGACTACTGAGTGATTTGTATGAAAAGGCAGGAAGCCTGAAACACTGGGGCCTCATCCGGATGATCTGCGGGATGCTACGCAAGAAAGTAGAAGAGCTGGATGCT GCATGCTCAGATTTGCTAATTCATCAGAAGCATCTAACAGTTGGCCTTCCTCCTGAACCAAGAGAGAAAACAATTTCGGC TCCTATGCCTCCAGACAAGCTGGCAAAGCTGATCGATGAGGCGAGCGAGAACAACCTCACCATCGCCATTCTCACTCAG GAGATAATGGTGTTTTTGGGCATGATTATTCGAACCCAGCCGAAAATCTTCAGTGAAATGTTCCGCCTCCGCATTGGCCTCATTCTTCAGGTCATGGTCACTGAGCTTGCCCAGTCCCTCAGCTGTTCAG gtgagGAGGCTACAGAAAGTTTGATGAATATGAGCCCATCTGAGATGAAGAACCTGCTGCTTCACATTCTCAGTGGCAAAGAGTTTGGAGTTCAAAAAAGTG TGCGCTCAGCTGGAAATGTGGTCAGCTCTGCAGTCAGTGTCCTTGACGAGAGCAAATCCAGCTCCACCAAAACCGAAGTGAAAGTTGCAAGTAAACAGGGTGATATCAAACTG TCTGTCTCAGTCCATTCGCTGGATATTGGAAACATTGAAGCAGGG AAATATAGACTTCCATCCATTGAGTCATTTCAAGGATCATTAGGAGCCACGTCGGTGCGTGACAGCAGGCATGGCCAGTGGCTCCGGCGCAGACGTCTAGATGGAGCTCTCAATAGAGTCCCTGTTGGATTCTATCAGAACGTCTGGAAGATTCTGCAGAAG TGCCATGGGCTGTCCATTGAGGGCTTTGTGCTTCCATCCTCAACCACAAAAGAG ATGACTCCCGGTGAAATAAAGTTTGCCGTGCATGTGGAGACAGTGTTGAACCGCGTTCCTCAGCCTGAATACCGGCAGTTGTTGGTGGAAGCCATCCTGGTGCTGACCATGTTGGCTGAGGTGGACATCCAGAGTCTGGGTGGTGTCATTCAGGTGGAGAAGATTGTACAAATGGCCAATGACATGTTCTACAGTGATCAG AAAGAACTGGGAGCTGATGAAAGCCTCCTTGAAAGAGATCACATGACTGGCATCTGCAGGCTGCTCTATGACAGCGCCCCTAGTGGCCGCTTTGGAAGCATGACTTACCTTTCTAAAGCAGTGACTACCTATGTTGAAGACTTTCTTCCCAGTGGAGCTTGTGCCCTTCAGTGA
- the phka1b gene encoding phosphorylase b kinase regulatory subunit alpha, skeletal muscle isoform isoform X2: MFWIVLIKFVLLLSHHCDDHLNSFFIFQMHLLFRRTSFKKIGNIMFKENVACLVTEANGELLYSQAEPVFNFQLDKVEKFKYSKSTKDCLHAKYHTGTCATVVGDQEWGHLQVDATSIFLLFLAQMTASGLNIVYTRDEVDVVQNLIFYIESAYKLADFGMWERGDKTNKGIPEINVSSIGMAKAALEALDELNLFGAKGGPESVVHALADDIQHCQSILSSMLPRASTSKEVDAGVLSIISYPAFAVEDIGIVNITKEEIISKLQGRYGCCRFLRDGHKTPREDPNRMYYEPSELKLFENIECEWPLFWTYLILDGIFINSPEQVQEYREALDGILIRGKNGLRLVPELYSVPPDKVDDEYVNPHTVERVPVGKCPLKWGQSLYILGNLLAEGFLAAGEIDPLNRRLSTVPKPDVVVQVSILAESDEIKRLLQSHGIDSETLEDVHPIRVQPSRVLSHIYARLGRNQRLGLTGRPYRRIGVLGTSKFYIIRNTIFTFTPQFVDHHEFYLALDNHMIVEMLRIDISYLCSRWRMTGRPTVAFPISHGMLTDDHKHIDPAVLATLKKLQDGYFGGARVKTGKLSAFLDTSCCAHLTFMDCEVDDLAVYLDQLLAVPQESPISATKGGLSRFRAAAKKTREMVSLVHKARELNIHNVHMYLPTKLFRSPAPNLNLLDNKGKISETQAPHSVNLPRDINGGIDYPALVQMLKQSQNLQDQADILYILFKDKGIDWDTKLHGKGGTVKRLLSDLYEKAGSLKHWGLIRMICGMLRKKVEELDAACSDLLIHQKHLTVGLPPEPREKTISAPMPPDKLAKLIDEASENNLTIAILTQEIMVFLGMIIRTQPKIFSEMFRLRIGLILQVMVTELAQSLSCSGEEATESLMNMSPSEMKNLLLHILSGKEFGVQKSVRSAGNVVSSAVSVLDESKSSSTKTEVKVASKQGDIKLSVSVHSLDIGNIEAGKYRLPSIESFQGSLGATSVRDSRHGQWLRRRRLDGALNRVPVGFYQNVWKILQKCHGLSIEGFVLPSSTTKEMTPGEIKFAVHVETVLNRVPQPEYRQLLVEAILVLTMLAEVDIQSLGGVIQVEKIVQMANDMFYSDQKELGADESLLERDHMTGICRLLYDSAPSGRFGSMTYLSKAVTTYVEDFLPSGACALQ; encoded by the exons ATGTTTTGGATTGTTTTAATTAAGTTTGTTTTACTATTAAGTCACCATTGTGATGatcatttaaattcatttttcATATTCCAAATGCATTTGCTTTTCAGGAGAacttcttttaaaaagattGGTAACA TTATGTTCAAGGAGAATGTTGCATGCCTTGTCACAGAAGCAAACGGAGAGTTGTTATACAGTCAGGCTGAGCCTGTGTTCAACTTTCAGCTTGATAAGGTGGAAAAGTTCAAGTACAGCAAAAGCACAAAAGATTGCCTTCATGCCAAGTACCATACAGGAACGTGTGCCACTGTAGTTGGTGATCAGGAATGGGGTCATCTTCAGGTGGACGCTACCTCCATTTTCCTGCTCTTCCTGGCCCAAATGACAGCATCAG GGCTGAATATTGTTTATACACGTGATGAGGTCGACGTCGTCCAGAATCTGATCTTTTACATTGAATCTGCGTACAAATTGGCG GATTTTGGAATGTGGGAACGAGGAGACAAGACAAATAAAGGGATCCCTGAGATAAATGTCAGCTCTATCGGAATGGCAAAG GCAGCTTTGGAGGCCTTGGATGAACTGAACCTTTTTGGTGCCAAGGGCGGCCCAGAGTCTGTCGTCCACGCTTTAGCCGATGACATTCAGCACTGCCAA tctattctcAGCTCCATGCTACCGAGGGCATCAACATCTAAAGAGGTGGACGCTGGGGTTTTGTCCATCATCTCTTATCCAGCATTTGCAGTTGAGGACATTGGAATTGTTAATATCACCAAAGAAGAAATCATTTCAAAACTTCAG GGCAGATATGGGTGCTGTCGCTTTCTTAGAGATGGACACAAAACTCCCAGAGAG GACCCTAATCGAATGTACTACGAGCCATCAGAGCTGAAGCTCTTTGAGAACATAGAGTGTGAATGGCCACTGTTCTGGACATACCTCATCCTGGATGGCATTTTTATCAACAGTCCAGAACAA GTGCAGGAGTACAGAGAGGCTTTAGATGGCATTCTCATCAGAGGGAAGAATGGATTACGATTGGTCCCTGAGCTTTATAGCGTTCCTCCAGATAAG GTTGATGATGAGTATGTTAATCCTCACACAGTGGAGAGAGTGCCAGTAGGCAAGTGTCCACTGAAATGGGGCCAGTCTCTGTACATATTGGGTAACCTGCTGGCAGAG GGTTTTTTAGCTGCGGGAGAAATTGATCCTCTCAATAGACGCCTCTCCACTGTTCCCAAGCCTGATGTTGTGGTTCAAG TGTCTATCCTGGCAGAAAGCGACGAGATTAAACGGCTCCTGCAGAGCCATGGCATTGACTCAGAAACCCTGGAGGACGTTCACCCAATCCGAGTTCAGCCCTCCAGAGTACTAAGTCACATCTATGCCAGATTAG ggCGTAACCAAAGGCTGGGACTGACTGGGCGGCCGTACAGGCGAATTGGTGTCCTTGGAACATCAAAATTCTACATTATTCGCAACACCATCTTTACCTTCACACCTCAA TTTGTAGACCATCATGAGTTCTATCTAGCCCTGGACAATCACATGATTGTGGAGATGCTCCGTATCGACATTTCCTACCTCTGTTCTCGTTGGAGGATGACCGGCCGACCCACAGTAGCGTTCCCAATTTCACATGGCATGCTCA cTGATGACCACAAACACATTGATCCTGCTGTATTGGCTACCTTGAAAAAACTACAGGATGGTTACTTTGGAGGAGCAAG GGTTAAGACTGGGAAACTTTCTGCTTTTCTTGACACCTCCTGTTGTGCCCATCTTACATTTATGGACTGTG aggtAGATGACCTGGCTGTGTATCTGGACCAGTTACTGGCGGTTCCTCAGGAAAGTCCCATTAGTGCCACTAAAGGAGGCCTCAGCCGCTTCAGGGCAGCAGCCAAAAAGACACGGGAAATGGTGTCTCTGGTGCACAAAGCCAGAGAGCTCAATATACACA ATGTGCACATGTACCTTCCAACTAAACTTTTCCGTTCTCCAGCACCAAACCTCAATTTGCTGGATAACAAAGGAAAG ATATCTGAGACACAGGCCCCTCATTCTGTGAATCTGCCCAGAGACATCAATGGCGGGATTGACTACCCAGCCCTAGTTCAGATGCTGAAACAAAGTCAGAACTTACAGGATCAGGCTGACATTCTCTACATACTCTTCAAAGACAA GGGAATAGACTGGGACACCAAGCTACATGGGAAAGGTGGGACAGTAAAACGACTACTGAGTGATTTGTATGAAAAGGCAGGAAGCCTGAAACACTGGGGCCTCATCCGGATGATCTGCGGGATGCTACGCAAGAAAGTAGAAGAGCTGGATGCT GCATGCTCAGATTTGCTAATTCATCAGAAGCATCTAACAGTTGGCCTTCCTCCTGAACCAAGAGAGAAAACAATTTCGGC TCCTATGCCTCCAGACAAGCTGGCAAAGCTGATCGATGAGGCGAGCGAGAACAACCTCACCATCGCCATTCTCACTCAG GAGATAATGGTGTTTTTGGGCATGATTATTCGAACCCAGCCGAAAATCTTCAGTGAAATGTTCCGCCTCCGCATTGGCCTCATTCTTCAGGTCATGGTCACTGAGCTTGCCCAGTCCCTCAGCTGTTCAG gtgagGAGGCTACAGAAAGTTTGATGAATATGAGCCCATCTGAGATGAAGAACCTGCTGCTTCACATTCTCAGTGGCAAAGAGTTTGGAGTTCAAAAAAGTG TGCGCTCAGCTGGAAATGTGGTCAGCTCTGCAGTCAGTGTCCTTGACGAGAGCAAATCCAGCTCCACCAAAACCGAAGTGAAAGTTGCAAGTAAACAGGGTGATATCAAACTG TCTGTCTCAGTCCATTCGCTGGATATTGGAAACATTGAAGCAGGG AAATATAGACTTCCATCCATTGAGTCATTTCAAGGATCATTAGGAGCCACGTCGGTGCGTGACAGCAGGCATGGCCAGTGGCTCCGGCGCAGACGTCTAGATGGAGCTCTCAATAGAGTCCCTGTTGGATTCTATCAGAACGTCTGGAAGATTCTGCAGAAG TGCCATGGGCTGTCCATTGAGGGCTTTGTGCTTCCATCCTCAACCACAAAAGAG ATGACTCCCGGTGAAATAAAGTTTGCCGTGCATGTGGAGACAGTGTTGAACCGCGTTCCTCAGCCTGAATACCGGCAGTTGTTGGTGGAAGCCATCCTGGTGCTGACCATGTTGGCTGAGGTGGACATCCAGAGTCTGGGTGGTGTCATTCAGGTGGAGAAGATTGTACAAATGGCCAATGACATGTTCTACAGTGATCAG AAAGAACTGGGAGCTGATGAAAGCCTCCTTGAAAGAGATCACATGACTGGCATCTGCAGGCTGCTCTATGACAGCGCCCCTAGTGGCCGCTTTGGAAGCATGACTTACCTTTCTAAAGCAGTGACTACCTATGTTGAAGACTTTCTTCCCAGTGGAGCTTGTGCCCTTCAGTGA